The following proteins come from a genomic window of Candidatus Bathyarchaeia archaeon:
- a CDS encoding translation initiation factor IF-2 subunit alpha has protein sequence MSEEYPEEGDLVIGTVKRITDYGAYVLLDEYGKEGLVHISEISTSWVRNIRDHVREGQKLVLKVLRVNPSRGEVDLSIRRVTGRERTEKMVEWKKERRAETIFKEVAGSLGASAEEAEGIKAKLVEKYDSLFEALKECAERGATPLEKLGIPPQWSNALVEAAKEKIKPERVKVSATLEMRCHKPNGIELIKAALIKAKKAKKGQDSSVRIYTIGAPKYRVEVEAKGYQEAERRLREVVETALRAIEGVGGKGSLLA, from the coding sequence ATGTCCGAGGAATACCCAGAGGAGGGAGATCTGGTAATAGGGACCGTAAAGAGGATAACCGATTATGGGGCGTACGTCCTCTTAGATGAATACGGGAAGGAGGGGCTGGTCCATATCTCCGAGATCTCGACCAGCTGGGTTAGGAATATAAGGGACCACGTTAGGGAGGGGCAGAAGCTCGTCCTGAAGGTCCTCAGGGTAAACCCGAGCAGGGGCGAGGTGGATCTCTCGATAAGGAGGGTCACGGGCAGGGAAAGGACCGAGAAGATGGTTGAATGGAAGAAGGAGAGAAGGGCCGAAACGATCTTCAAGGAAGTCGCCGGATCGCTCGGGGCCAGCGCCGAGGAGGCGGAGGGCATCAAGGCGAAGCTCGTGGAAAAATACGATTCCCTTTTCGAAGCCTTGAAGGAATGCGCGGAGAGGGGCGCCACCCCCTTGGAGAAGCTCGGGATACCTCCCCAATGGTCGAATGCCTTAGTCGAAGCCGCGAAGGAGAAGATAAAGCCGGAGAGGGTGAAGGTCTCCGCGACCTTGGAGATGAGGTGCCACAAGCCCAATGGCATCGAGCTCATAAAGGCGGCTTTGATCAAGGCCAAGAAAGCAAAGAAGGGCCAAGATTCCTCGGTTAGGATATATACGATAGGGGCGCCGAAGTACCGCGTCGAGGTCGAGGCAAAGGGCTATCAAGAAGCGGAGAGGAGGTTGAGGGAAGTCGTGGAAACGGCCCTCAGGGCGATAGAGGGGGTTGGAGGCAAGGGGAGCCTCTTGGCATGA
- a CDS encoding 30S ribosomal protein S27e, translated as MRVKELIPRPRSRFLRVKCPKCGNEQTAFDRSSTALNCNVCDELLLIPRGGKAEIKAEVVQELG; from the coding sequence ATGCGCGTTAAGGAGTTGATACCGAGGCCCAGAAGCCGGTTCCTAAGGGTCAAATGCCCAAAGTGCGGCAACGAACAAACGGCCTTCGATAGATCCTCGACGGCCTTGAATTGCAACGTGTGCGATGAGTTGCTTTTGATCCCGAGGGGAGGTAAGGCCGAGATAAAGGCCGAGGTTGTGCAGGAGCTGGGATAA
- a CDS encoding 50S ribosomal protein L44e, whose product MKVPKEISTYCPKCKAHTEHTVSIYRKGKERALAHGVRRHEREKHGYGGQKWPELKRSAKTTKRQLLRLKCKACNYEIYRLGIRLKKIELV is encoded by the coding sequence ATGAAGGTGCCAAAGGAGATATCCACCTACTGCCCCAAATGCAAGGCGCATACCGAGCATACGGTATCGATCTACAGGAAGGGGAAGGAGAGGGCGTTGGCCCACGGCGTCAGGAGGCACGAGAGGGAGAAGCACGGCTACGGCGGACAGAAATGGCCGGAGCTAAAGAGGTCGGCCAAGACCACCAAGAGGCAATTGCTAAGACTGAAGTGCAAGGCATGCAATTACGAAATCTACAGGCTAGGCATAAGGTTGAAGAAGATAGAGCTTGTGTGA
- a CDS encoding DNA primase small subunit PriS → MDERKRILAISFAKGKFGEYYARRPSQLRPPSRLASREFGFLFFGEKFMLRHKGFSSEEELIAFLKERIPSDAYHSTAIYMDPGAEMERKGWLGADLCFDIDADHLEAPCKFEHDRWACACGETGAGPAPRACPKCGAEGLKEEAWMCESCLERAKDELMKLMEVLNSDFGIAQSEMSAYFSGHRGYHLHVRSEEVLKLGESERREIVDYLMGIGMDPSVHGFAISGGAPAPSPLSPGWGGRLSKAISEILARFDYEGFKAIGLTPKAIKAIVEERDPLLRDWLEGGGWGLRRRVGSKGWGAILRGAIRLASVNIDAVVTTDLHRLIRLPGSLNGKTGLIVMPLEVDEMEDFEPFIDAAAFNGEEKIHVIEAPKLRLGGESFGPYEDETVSLPTSAALLLVCKGKAYPAVD, encoded by the coding sequence ATGGATGAGCGAAAGAGGATCCTCGCCATATCATTCGCCAAAGGGAAATTCGGCGAGTATTACGCTAGGAGGCCGTCCCAATTGAGGCCGCCGAGCAGGTTGGCCAGCAGGGAGTTCGGCTTCCTCTTCTTCGGGGAGAAGTTCATGCTCAGGCATAAGGGCTTTTCATCCGAAGAGGAGCTCATCGCGTTCCTGAAGGAAAGGATCCCCTCAGATGCCTACCACTCCACGGCCATCTACATGGATCCGGGGGCGGAGATGGAGAGGAAGGGATGGCTAGGGGCGGATCTATGCTTCGATATAGACGCCGACCACTTGGAGGCCCCCTGCAAGTTCGAGCACGATAGATGGGCCTGCGCATGCGGCGAGACTGGCGCGGGTCCGGCCCCAAGGGCTTGCCCCAAATGCGGAGCCGAAGGGCTTAAGGAGGAGGCGTGGATGTGCGAATCCTGTTTGGAAAGGGCCAAGGATGAGCTCATGAAGCTTATGGAGGTCCTCAATTCGGACTTCGGCATAGCCCAATCCGAGATGTCAGCCTATTTCTCGGGGCATAGGGGATATCACCTCCACGTTCGATCCGAGGAAGTTTTGAAATTGGGGGAATCTGAGAGGAGGGAAATAGTGGATTATTTGATGGGGATCGGCATGGATCCATCCGTCCACGGCTTCGCTATATCGGGAGGGGCGCCGGCCCCCTCGCCGCTCTCCCCGGGCTGGGGGGGGAGGCTTTCCAAGGCCATATCGGAGATCTTGGCCCGTTTCGATTATGAGGGGTTCAAGGCGATCGGCTTAACGCCCAAGGCGATTAAGGCGATAGTGGAGGAGAGGGATCCGCTCCTGAGGGATTGGCTTGAAGGGGGAGGTTGGGGTCTGAGGAGGCGAGTAGGGAGCAAGGGATGGGGGGCGATCCTTCGAGGTGCCATAAGGCTGGCATCGGTGAATATAGACGCCGTCGTAACGACAGATCTGCATAGGCTCATCAGGTTACCCGGTAGCCTTAACGGGAAGACGGGCCTAATTGTCATGCCCTTGGAGGTCGATGAGATGGAAGATTTCGAACCCTTCATAGATGCCGCGGCCTTCAACGGGGAGGAGAAGATCCACGTGATCGAGGCCCCCAAGCTCAGGCTTGGGGGGGAGAGCTTCGGGCCCTATGAGGATGAAACGGTGAGCCTCCCCACATCGGCCGCGCTGCTATTGGTTTGTAAGGGGAAAGCCTACCCGGCGGTGGATTAA
- a CDS encoding DNA primase large subunit PriL: MFGRIDLAKYPFSAEAAEYVKSKGLTLEDLASQELRPILAKAEERVRGAILEGKIPEWRRGEEEIEILSYPIALILMSLIKDQGAQRRFALAEAKRAYGFLREDSPEKIRRIGEGTFGMRIRAAGDLRSDRFYEFELHFADYLRDTASLRHGKWKLCNRILSGGWVSLTREELARLIQEEVYRRILERLSTPLDGEPEFLKPILNGLRGLVESARGMAEYLEAPKGLIPEAMPPCIKSLYEGAVHGRNISHMGRFALTAFLAEVGLGEEDIIRIFQSSADFDGRKTKYQVEHIFGLRGSRTKYKPPKCDTMRTHGLCIGPEGECVGIKHPMAYYERKLGLRRIRRAKGAETVKAPPSPDRDG; the protein is encoded by the coding sequence ATGTTCGGAAGGATAGACCTAGCCAAATATCCGTTCTCGGCGGAGGCCGCTGAGTACGTCAAGTCCAAGGGCCTGACGCTGGAGGACCTCGCCTCCCAAGAGCTCCGCCCGATCTTGGCCAAGGCCGAGGAGCGCGTTAGGGGGGCGATACTTGAGGGGAAGATCCCGGAGTGGAGGAGGGGGGAAGAGGAGATCGAGATCCTATCGTATCCGATCGCCCTGATTCTCATGAGCTTAATTAAGGATCAAGGGGCCCAGAGGCGCTTCGCCTTGGCCGAGGCCAAGAGGGCCTATGGCTTCCTCAGGGAGGATTCGCCCGAGAAGATACGGAGGATAGGCGAGGGGACCTTTGGGATGAGGATACGAGCCGCTGGGGATCTGCGCTCGGATAGGTTCTACGAGTTTGAGCTACACTTCGCGGATTACTTAAGGGACACCGCCTCCCTTCGGCATGGGAAATGGAAGCTTTGCAATAGGATCTTATCGGGAGGATGGGTGAGCCTCACTAGGGAGGAGCTTGCAAGGCTCATACAAGAGGAGGTCTATAGGAGGATCCTAGAAAGGCTTTCAACGCCCCTAGATGGGGAGCCGGAGTTCCTTAAGCCCATTTTGAACGGCCTCAGGGGGCTGGTGGAATCCGCGAGGGGCATGGCGGAATACCTCGAGGCGCCGAAGGGCCTGATCCCCGAGGCGATGCCGCCATGCATTAAGAGCCTCTACGAAGGGGCCGTTCATGGTAGGAATATATCCCATATGGGCAGGTTCGCCCTCACGGCCTTCTTGGCTGAGGTGGGGTTGGGCGAGGAGGACATAATCCGGATCTTTCAATCCTCAGCCGATTTCGATGGAAGGAAGACCAAGTATCAGGTGGAGCATATATTCGGCTTGAGGGGGAGTCGAACGAAATACAAGCCCCCGAAGTGCGATACCATGAGGACTCATGGGCTCTGCATCGGTCCCGAGGGTGAATGCGTTGGGATAAAGCATCCGATGGCCTATTACGAAAGGAAGCTTGGATTGCGCCGGATCCGCCGAGCCAAAGGCGCAGAAACCGTTAAAGCCCCTCCGAGCCCCGATCGAGATGGATGA
- the pcn gene encoding proliferating cell nuclear antigen (pcna), protein MFSVAVSDVRLLRNLMAAISTLVEEADFQADPSGIKLRSMDPSHVAMVDFELPSSAFESYNCPQPERIRIALSDLLKLLRRAKSDERLELSYDGKTRRIELTLKGKVVKKFTLPTLEHVEEEVPTPNISFNARAKLPSQLLSEVIEDAKLISESVRFEMEPGRFVIKSSSELSSASIELTKDGGIVELEVKEPSRAAFALSYLSEMVKAGASTSELVTVELSTNMPLRLNFEPPSGGRLLYYLAPRIEPE, encoded by the coding sequence TTGTTCAGCGTTGCCGTTTCGGATGTGAGGCTCCTCCGAAACCTAATGGCCGCCATATCAACCCTCGTGGAGGAGGCCGATTTTCAAGCCGATCCCAGCGGGATAAAGCTGAGGTCGATGGATCCTTCCCACGTGGCCATGGTGGATTTCGAGCTGCCAAGCTCGGCCTTCGAATCCTATAACTGCCCACAGCCCGAGAGGATAAGGATCGCATTATCCGATCTTTTGAAGCTCCTGAGGAGGGCGAAGAGCGATGAGAGGCTAGAGCTGTCTTACGATGGAAAAACGAGGAGGATCGAATTGACGCTCAAGGGAAAGGTTGTCAAGAAGTTCACCCTCCCAACCTTGGAGCACGTTGAGGAGGAGGTCCCGACCCCAAACATAAGCTTCAATGCTAGGGCGAAGCTCCCATCCCAGCTCCTAAGCGAGGTGATAGAGGACGCCAAGCTGATAAGCGAGAGCGTCAGGTTCGAGATGGAGCCCGGGAGATTCGTGATCAAGAGCTCATCGGAGCTCAGCAGCGCATCGATAGAATTAACCAAGGATGGCGGGATCGTGGAGCTGGAGGTTAAGGAGCCCTCGAGGGCAGCCTTCGCCTTAAGCTATCTCTCGGAGATGGTCAAGGCCGGCGCCTCCACGTCGGAGCTCGTAACTGTGGAGCTCTCGACCAATATGCCCCTGAGGCTCAATTTCGAGCCCCCAAGCGGGGGGAGGCTCCTCTATTATCTGGCCCCGCGAATAGAGCCGGAATAG
- a CDS encoding transcription factor S yields the protein MKFCPKCDTALIASKREGSVVFTCPKCGYELSSKEREVRQIKRERENIVVIGKEEQKLRTLPTAKAECPKCGNKRAFYWMVQTRGADESSTQFFRCTKCSHTWREIT from the coding sequence TTGAAGTTCTGCCCAAAATGCGATACAGCGCTGATCGCCAGCAAGAGGGAGGGCAGCGTTGTGTTCACCTGCCCTAAGTGCGGCTATGAGCTGAGCTCGAAGGAAAGGGAAGTGAGGCAGATAAAGCGGGAGAGGGAGAACATCGTGGTTATAGGGAAGGAAGAGCAGAAGCTGAGGACCCTCCCGACGGCTAAAGCCGAATGTCCCAAATGCGGCAATAAGAGGGCCTTCTATTGGATGGTACAGACGCGGGGGGCGGATGAATCCTCGACCCAATTCTTCAGATGTACCAAATGCTCCCATACATGGAGGGAAATCACCTAA
- a CDS encoding DUF99 family protein, which yields MELRILGIGAAPLRGRKEIALVGVVFRGGLWLEGAMWRKVPMGSDLGGALGEMVLGSKHFGQLRLIMLPGLDLAGQNLDPRRIHSMTGLPIMAIAREGLEVQARRGPAIRAVLVGISQDTASRVLEIARISKGRLPEPLRVAALLARAIRNT from the coding sequence ATGGAGCTGAGGATACTCGGGATCGGCGCCGCCCCACTTCGGGGCCGCAAGGAGATCGCGCTGGTCGGAGTTGTCTTCCGAGGCGGCCTTTGGCTTGAGGGGGCGATGTGGCGCAAGGTCCCAATGGGCTCGGATCTTGGGGGGGCATTAGGGGAAATGGTGCTCGGGTCAAAGCACTTCGGCCAGCTGAGGCTCATAATGTTGCCCGGCCTCGATCTGGCTGGCCAAAACTTGGATCCGAGGAGGATCCATTCGATGACCGGGTTGCCCATTATGGCGATCGCGAGGGAGGGCTTGGAGGTCCAAGCGAGACGGGGCCCCGCCATAAGGGCCGTCTTGGTGGGAATTTCCCAAGATACTGCATCGAGGGTTTTAGAGATCGCCCGCATCTCCAAGGGGAGGCTCCCGGAGCCCCTGAGGGTGGCGGCCCTGCTGGCGAGGGCCATCCGCAATACTTAA
- a CDS encoding ribonuclease III family protein: protein MSRRALEEVLRDRGLAQLGDAYVNFICSLAASISEGRPRGLKVSDAVLAEAAKRCGARALLPKRSKREDIANAAEALLVYAWILGIERMEDAVELLCKAGGPSPDALSGLLRRALAGLQGPPRDTSREDGAEDTRDRRRPTSGPQGDRAGRSCLPRRPLA, encoded by the coding sequence TTGAGTCGAAGGGCGCTGGAGGAAGTATTGAGGGATAGGGGCCTCGCCCAGCTCGGCGATGCCTACGTGAACTTCATCTGTTCGCTCGCCGCCTCGATATCGGAGGGCAGGCCGCGCGGCCTCAAGGTCAGCGATGCCGTATTGGCCGAGGCCGCCAAAAGGTGCGGGGCTAGGGCGCTCTTGCCCAAGCGCTCCAAGAGGGAGGATATAGCGAACGCCGCAGAAGCGTTATTGGTCTACGCTTGGATCCTTGGGATCGAGAGGATGGAGGATGCGGTCGAGCTCCTCTGCAAAGCCGGGGGGCCATCCCCTGATGCCCTCTCAGGGCTCCTACGAAGGGCCTTGGCCGGGCTCCAAGGGCCCCCGCGAGATACGAGCCGTGAAGATGGAGCTGAGGATACTCGGGATCGGCGCCGCCCCACTTCGGGGCCGCAAGGAGATCGCGCTGGTCGGAGTTGTCTTCCGAGGCGGCCTTTGGCTTGA
- a CDS encoding DNA-directed RNA polymerase subunit L, protein MKLKLIREDGNELKFEIDEGHTFCSLLQGFLCEDESVELAGYDIPHPLIPSAIFYVRTRKPRKPREAIEKALKRIQLTMDELADEFDRAMREWIESKGAGGSIEG, encoded by the coding sequence TTGAAGCTCAAGTTGATTAGGGAGGATGGGAACGAGCTGAAGTTCGAGATAGATGAGGGACATACCTTTTGCAGCCTGCTCCAAGGCTTCCTATGCGAGGACGAATCGGTTGAGCTGGCTGGATACGATATCCCACATCCGCTCATCCCATCGGCGATATTCTACGTAAGAACGCGGAAGCCTAGGAAGCCTAGGGAGGCGATCGAGAAAGCCTTGAAGAGGATCCAATTGACCATGGATGAATTGGCCGACGAATTTGATAGGGCAATGAGGGAATGGATTGAGTCGAAGGGCGCTGGAGGAAGTATTGAGGGATAG
- a CDS encoding exosome complex RNA-binding protein Csl4: MPRPKTPGEWPVLPGEKLAVVEEFYPGPWTIEEGGDIYSTVTGLASIDQGRRMVLVKPLTRTPIVVEAGDVVIGKVTGVQDKMAIVSIIEAKGRRLSNPFTGALNIAESSTRYERSMMDVCRIGDFVKAKVINAKNRLPILSTIGREFGVIKAFCSKCGRELIPKSGSLHCPNCGNREIRKISSDYGTLRRGAH, encoded by the coding sequence ATGCCTAGGCCCAAAACTCCCGGCGAATGGCCCGTCCTGCCCGGGGAGAAGCTCGCGGTTGTTGAGGAGTTCTACCCGGGGCCTTGGACGATCGAGGAAGGTGGCGACATCTATTCCACCGTAACGGGGCTGGCATCGATCGATCAAGGGAGGCGGATGGTCCTCGTGAAGCCCTTGACTAGGACGCCCATAGTGGTTGAGGCGGGGGATGTGGTCATTGGGAAGGTCACCGGGGTTCAGGATAAAATGGCCATAGTGAGCATAATTGAGGCTAAGGGGAGGAGGCTTTCGAATCCCTTCACGGGGGCCCTCAATATAGCTGAATCGAGCACTAGGTACGAGAGGAGCATGATGGATGTATGCAGGATAGGGGATTTCGTGAAGGCAAAGGTCATAAACGCCAAGAACAGATTGCCAATCCTCAGCACCATCGGCAGGGAGTTCGGCGTGATCAAGGCCTTCTGCTCCAAGTGCGGCCGGGAATTGATCCCAAAATCCGGCTCGCTCCATTGTCCCAATTGTGGCAATAGGGAGATTAGGAAGATATCCTCAGATTATGGAACCCTGCGGAGGGGAGCTCATTGA
- a CDS encoding METTL5 family protein — translation MEEIKPHPNPKEALEQYTIPARTAAEILFLAQSVHGDLEGKRVADLGCGTGRLSIGAALLGAELVVGVDIDPEAIAVATRNSESVGVRGIQWVISDISALRGTFDTVIQNPPFGVRRRGADRAFLEKALGLGRVIYSLHKSDPDSREFIKRLVEKQGGAITHLYQMDIYIPPTFDFHIKRKHRVAVDLYRVVRHA, via the coding sequence TTGGAAGAGATAAAGCCCCACCCCAACCCAAAGGAGGCCTTGGAACAATATACGATACCGGCGAGGACGGCCGCCGAGATCCTGTTCTTGGCCCAATCGGTCCACGGGGACTTGGAGGGGAAGAGGGTCGCGGATCTGGGCTGTGGGACCGGGAGGCTCTCCATAGGTGCCGCGCTGCTGGGCGCCGAGCTCGTGGTCGGGGTCGACATAGATCCCGAAGCCATAGCCGTCGCCACGCGCAACAGCGAATCCGTTGGGGTCCGAGGGATCCAATGGGTCATTTCGGACATATCGGCCCTGAGGGGAACCTTTGATACCGTAATCCAGAACCCGCCATTCGGGGTTAGGAGGAGGGGGGCGGATCGGGCGTTCCTCGAGAAGGCCTTGGGGCTGGGCCGAGTGATCTATTCGCTCCACAAGAGCGATCCGGATAGCAGAGAGTTTATTAAAAGGCTCGTTGAAAAGCAGGGGGGCGCGATAACGCATTTGTACCAAATGGATATCTACATTCCCCCCACATTCGATTTCCATATCAAGAGGAAGCATAGGGTGGCGGTGGACCTCTATAGGGTGGTGCGCCATGCCTAG
- the dph2 gene encoding diphthamide biosynthesis enzyme Dph2: MGARRHSTLKRSLGLSRDLLPPKLIEELRLRSPKLILLRLPEGLRPKCAMLAESLAAITGAKVIASADPCYGACDISPEDAEAVGADLVVQIGHSPMGGCPRDGAVIIETMADVDPGPLIDEALELLKTERVIGLATTAQHIHQLDRIKKVLEASSKEVKIGRPSGWAAHEGQVLGCDYSAARAVADGVDAFLFFGGGRFHALGLGMVTDKRVVAADPYEGRVLDLTEDSKRLLRARCAAIEAFKAVKRVGVLICLKGAQKRLREAWDLKALLERKGKEAIILSFRDLRAEDLLSFSELEAFANTACPRIAIEDQPAVGKPMLNVREVMVALGELSWEDYREDPFSQTKA, from the coding sequence ATGGGGGCGAGGCGCCATTCCACTTTGAAGCGATCCCTTGGATTGTCGCGCGATCTTCTCCCACCTAAATTGATTGAGGAATTGAGGCTGAGGTCTCCCAAACTCATATTATTGCGCCTCCCAGAGGGGCTCAGGCCCAAGTGCGCGATGCTCGCCGAGTCCCTCGCCGCTATCACGGGCGCCAAGGTCATCGCATCGGCGGATCCTTGCTACGGAGCTTGTGATATATCCCCCGAGGATGCCGAGGCGGTTGGGGCCGACTTGGTGGTCCAGATCGGCCATTCCCCGATGGGGGGGTGCCCTAGGGATGGCGCCGTGATCATCGAAACGATGGCGGATGTTGATCCGGGCCCCTTGATCGATGAGGCCCTCGAGCTGCTCAAGACGGAGCGCGTCATAGGCTTGGCGACGACCGCGCAGCATATCCATCAGCTCGATCGGATCAAGAAGGTCCTCGAGGCCTCCTCCAAGGAGGTCAAGATCGGGCGCCCCTCGGGTTGGGCGGCCCATGAGGGGCAAGTCTTGGGCTGCGATTACTCGGCCGCAAGGGCGGTGGCGGATGGTGTCGATGCCTTCCTTTTCTTCGGAGGGGGGCGCTTCCACGCCTTGGGGCTGGGGATGGTTACGGATAAGAGGGTCGTGGCGGCGGATCCCTATGAGGGGAGGGTTCTCGATCTCACGGAGGATTCCAAAAGGCTGCTCCGAGCTAGATGCGCCGCCATAGAGGCTTTCAAGGCGGTTAAGCGCGTCGGCGTCCTGATTTGCCTAAAGGGCGCCCAGAAGCGCTTGAGGGAGGCATGGGATTTGAAGGCCCTTTTGGAGCGCAAGGGGAAGGAGGCCATTATCCTCTCGTTCAGGGATCTAAGGGCCGAGGATCTCCTCTCCTTCTCGGAGCTGGAGGCGTTCGCGAACACGGCCTGCCCAAGGATCGCCATCGAAGATCAACCGGCCGTCGGGAAGCCCATGCTTAACGTGAGGGAGGTGATGGTTGCCCTCGGAGAACTCTCTTGGGAGGACTACAGGGAGGATCCTTTTTCCCAAACGAAGGCTTGA
- a CDS encoding 50S ribosomal protein L16: protein MRGKNYRRPKNRPYVRVEYIHGAPQPKISKFVIGNPNAAYTHRVVLISENEVQVRHNALEAARVAANKAIAESLSEDSYFLQVFPYPHIVLRENKMIATAGADRLQEGMRKSFGKPIGRAAVLRPGQPVMQILVQEGGIEAAKRALKVAASKLPTSYKVVVEELEEAGRARAEPSIPVQGGAA, encoded by the coding sequence ATGAGGGGGAAAAATTACAGGAGGCCGAAGAACCGCCCCTACGTCAGGGTCGAGTATATACATGGGGCCCCCCAGCCGAAGATTTCCAAATTCGTGATTGGGAATCCGAATGCGGCCTATACCCATAGGGTCGTCCTGATCTCCGAGAACGAGGTCCAAGTGCGCCATAACGCGCTTGAGGCGGCGAGGGTTGCCGCGAATAAGGCGATCGCAGAATCCCTTAGCGAGGATTCGTATTTCCTCCAAGTCTTCCCATATCCCCACATAGTCCTTAGGGAGAACAAGATGATAGCGACCGCGGGCGCCGATAGGCTGCAGGAGGGGATGAGGAAATCCTTCGGGAAGCCCATCGGAAGGGCAGCGGTCCTTAGGCCCGGGCAACCCGTGATGCAAATCTTGGTCCAAGAGGGGGGGATCGAGGCCGCGAAGAGGGCGCTCAAGGTCGCCGCCTCGAAGCTCCCAACCAGCTACAAGGTGGTGGTGGAAGAGCTTGAGGAGGCGGGCAGGGCGCGGGCCGAGCCATCTATCCCGGTCCAAGGAGGCGCGGCCTGA
- a CDS encoding RNA methyltransferase: MGLKDRLRLRVVLVEPESGGNIGSVARAMKNFGFKDLWLVNPKARIDELARAMASHAIDVLEGAKVVGTLREAIRDVDLAIGTTSKPSFGRSNLKRVPLAPEELAERLEGAKGAVALIFGRESIGLTNEEVEECDFIVSIPASEEYPVLNVAASAAIILYEIHRRSSRGWPQRRIASEGIKRRLEDRFLNLAELAGVPSHRAKLASRALRNIVSRSFATEREASLLLGIFRKASDRALGSGRSV, from the coding sequence ATGGGGCTTAAGGATCGCTTGCGGCTAAGGGTGGTATTGGTGGAGCCGGAAAGCGGGGGGAATATCGGCTCCGTGGCTAGGGCGATGAAGAACTTCGGTTTCAAGGACCTATGGTTGGTGAATCCCAAGGCCCGGATCGATGAATTGGCTAGGGCGATGGCATCGCACGCAATCGATGTCTTGGAGGGCGCGAAGGTCGTTGGAACGCTTCGGGAAGCGATAAGGGATGTGGATCTTGCCATAGGCACGACCTCTAAGCCCTCCTTCGGGAGGTCAAACCTGAAGAGGGTCCCCTTGGCCCCGGAGGAGCTCGCCGAGCGATTGGAGGGGGCCAAGGGCGCGGTCGCCCTCATCTTCGGTAGGGAGAGCATAGGGCTAACCAACGAGGAGGTGGAGGAGTGCGATTTCATAGTATCCATACCGGCGAGCGAGGAATACCCGGTGCTGAACGTGGCCGCATCGGCGGCCATAATCCTCTACGAGATCCATAGGAGGTCTTCGAGGGGATGGCCGCAAAGGCGGATCGCGAGCGAGGGCATCAAGCGAAGGCTCGAGGATCGATTCCTGAATTTAGCCGAGCTGGCCGGGGTCCCGAGCCATAGGGCCAAATTGGCATCGAGGGCGCTCAGGAACATCGTTTCGAGATCCTTCGCCACGGAGAGGGAGGCCTCTCTCCTCCTAGGGATCTTTAGGAAGGCCTCGGATAGGGCCCTAGGGAGTGGGCGAAGCGTTTAA
- the rsmA gene encoding 16S rRNA (adenine(1518)-N(6)/adenine(1519)-N(6))-dimethyltransferase RsmA: MNRWRRAKRLGQNFLVDASIRDRIIELASLSGSDTVLEIGAGKGALTTELAKRAGEVLAVEKDPKLLRMLEAILRPFDNVRIIPGDFLKVEIPRFNKVVSCPPYSISSKLIFRLLQLGFERAILVFQKEFAERLVARSGTDQYGRLTVNLGRRAEVRILGYVPRRAFRPIPKVDSAIVEMRMRPSVRELDEGLFQDLTRYLFSQRRRLARGVLKGYLSSMGLDPALAHSIAPDKRVFELEVGELEDICSRLKELIGGMGHGA, encoded by the coding sequence TTGAATCGTTGGCGTCGGGCGAAGAGGCTAGGGCAGAATTTCCTAGTCGACGCATCCATCAGGGATAGGATAATCGAGCTCGCCTCCCTTTCAGGATCGGATACGGTCTTGGAGATCGGGGCTGGGAAGGGGGCGCTGACGACGGAGTTGGCCAAGAGGGCGGGGGAGGTCTTGGCGGTGGAGAAGGATCCTAAACTATTGCGAATGCTGGAGGCAATCCTTAGGCCATTCGACAACGTCAGGATAATCCCCGGGGATTTCCTCAAGGTCGAGATCCCGAGGTTCAATAAGGTGGTCTCCTGCCCGCCCTATAGCATATCGTCCAAATTGATATTCCGCCTCCTCCAATTGGGCTTCGAGAGGGCCATTTTGGTATTCCAGAAGGAGTTCGCCGAGAGGCTAGTGGCCAGGAGCGGGACCGATCAATACGGGAGGTTGACGGTTAACCTAGGGCGGAGGGCCGAGGTGAGGATCTTGGGATACGTGCCGAGGCGCGCCTTCAGGCCCATCCCCAAAGTCGATTCCGCGATAGTGGAGATGAGGATGAGGCCATCGGTCCGAGAACTCGATGAGGGCCTATTCCAAGACCTGACCAGATATTTGTTTTCGCAAAGGAGGCGGCTAGCGAGGGGCGTCCTGAAGGGCTACCTGAGCTCAATGGGCTTGGACCCCGCATTGGCGCATTCGATAGCCCCCGATAAAAGGGTCTTCGAGCTCGAGGTGGGCGAGCTTGAGGATATATGCTCTAGGTTGAAGGAGCTCATAGGCGGGATGGGCCATGGGGCTTAA